From Mustela erminea isolate mMusErm1 chromosome 1, mMusErm1.Pri, whole genome shotgun sequence, a single genomic window includes:
- the LOC116600590 gene encoding IQ domain-containing protein F1-like: MEEEKPEQINEQTQDEPQKKEEPTGLSPESLTSEKKVEAEDVDTNKDTKTEEEDGANNGDKQLPEQQDKPSTSNLEVIKIQAWWRGTLVRRTLLHAVLRALIIQRWWKQILTSMMEKRRRAALENFTRKEWAAVKLQSWVRMWRIRRRYCRLLNAARIIQAYWRCHSCASRGFIKGHYRVTANHLHLELEILLGSGPCIVSECIPLPIKQ; the protein is encoded by the exons ATG gaggaggagaagcctgaacaaattaatgaacaaaCTCAAGATGAGCCTCAGAAGAAAGAGGAACCGACCGGTTTATCCCCAGAATCACTGACCTCAGAGAAGAAGGTGGAG gctgaaGATGTAGATACAAATAAAGACaccaagacagaggaagaggatggTGCTAATAATGGAGATAAACAA CTCCCAGAACAACAAGATAAGCCCTCTACCAGTAATCTAGAAGTCATAAAGATCCAGGCCTGGTGGCGGGGCACCCTGGTACGCCGGACACTGCTGCATGCAGTACTGAGAGCATTGATCATTCAGCGCTGGTGGAAGCAAATCCTGACAAGTATGATGGAGAAGAGGCGGCGAGCAGCACTAGAGAACTTTACACGGAAGGAGTGGGCAGCGGTCAAGCTGCAGTCCTGGGTTCGCATGTGGCGTATCCGTAGGCGCTATTGCCGGTTGCTCAATGCTGCCCGCATCATCCAGGCCTACTGGAGGTGCCACTCCTGTGCTTCCCGGGGTTTCATCAAGGGCCATTACAGAGTCACGGCCAACCATCTGCATCTCGAGCTAGAGATCTTGCTGGGCTCAGGGCCTTGCATTGTGTCAGAGTGTATTCCCCTCCCAATAAAACAGTGA